GCAATCTGCCGGTAACGCCAACCCCATGACAAACGCAGACTCAACTCCTCCCGCTCCGACCGCGTCAATCTCGTATACCTTGCCATGCAACACCTCCGGTCTCACCATCATAGGCGTTGCACTAGAACCTTGAGACCACCCAATCTTAAGTTGTACCGCAACGGCTGACAAGGTTTCTGTTCCGTGCAACGCTTAATGTAAAGCGCTGGTCAGCCGGATCGGCGACAAAAACGATATAGCGCGATCTCTCCCAGCAGGTTGGGCAGCAGACGAATCCCGATACTCGTGCGGTGTTCGTAGTCCACCGCGGTCCGCTCCAGGATCGCAATCTTCTGCCGCCGACACAAATCCTCGAAATCCCGTAAGGAGCATAAATGAATATTGGGTGTGTCGTACCAGTCGCTAGGCAGCGCGCGAGTGATCGGCATGCGTCCGCCAAGAGCGAGATGCAGGCGGCTCTGCCAGTGGCCGATATTGGGAAACGTGACGATGCCTTCGCGGCCGACTCTCAGCATTTCGTCCAGCAGGCTGGCGGGGTAATGCACCGCCTGTAAGGTCTGCGTCATGACCACGTAATCGAACGAGTCTTCGTCGAAGAAGTCGGCGAGGCCGGCGTCCAGATCCGTCTTGATGACTTGCACGCCGCGCTCGACGCAGCGTGTGATGTTGTCGTCGTCGATCTCGAGGCCGTAACCGGTCACCTGACGCGTTTTGCCCAAATGTTCGAGTAATGTCCCATCACCACAGCCGAGATCCAGCACGCGCGTGCCGGGCAGGATCCATTCGGTGATGATCTCCAGGTCCGGACGCATCAGCGCGGCGCTTCCAGTTCCTTCGCTACACGCCGCATATAGGTGCCCAGCACCCTGAGATACTGCGGAATCGGCATCAGAAAAGCGTCATGACCCTGATTGGCCTCGATGACGGTGTAGGTCACCTGCCGGTCGGCATCCAGCAGTGCGCGCGCGATCTCGCGCGAGCGCGCCGGCGCGAAACGCCAGTCACCGGTGAACGAAATCACCAGAAAGCGCGCCCTGGCGCGGGCGAAAGCCTCGGCGAGACTGTTATTGTAGTCGGCGGCCGGATCGAAATAATCCAGTACCTTGGTCATCAGCAGGTAACTGTTGGCGTCAAAGCGGTCGACGAACGACTGGCCCTGATGACGCAGATAACTCTCGACCTGAAAATCAACGTCGTAACCGAAATTCAGTTTGCCTTCGTGCAGCTCACGGCCGAATTTGGCGCGCATGGCGTCGTCGGAGAGATACGTGATATGCCCGATCATTCGCGCCAGCATCAGGCCGCGCGCGGGCACCGTGTCATGATCGTAGTAATCCCCGCCGTGAAAATCGGGATCGGTATAAATCGCCCGGCGCGCGACTTCGTTGAACGCGATATTTTGCGCGGAGAGCCGCGCCGCCGCGGCGATCACCACCGCGTGGCGAATGCGCTCCGGGTAATCGATCGCCCACTGCATGGCCTGCATGCCGCCCAGCGAGCCGCCGACCACCGCCGCCCATCGCTGTATTCCAAGCGCGTCCGCGAAGCGCGCCTGCTCGCGCACCCAGTCCTTAACCGTTACCACCGGGAAATCGGCGCCATAGTATTTGCCGGTCGCCGGATTGACGCTGCTGGGGCCGGTGGATCCCCGGCAGCCGCCCAGATTGTTGGGACACACGACGAAGAATTTATCGGTGTCGAACGGTTTGCCCGGACCGATGCAGCTGTCCCACCAGCCCGGTTTGCGATCCGATCCGGTGTGGAAGCCGGCCGCGTGCTGATCTCCCGACAGGGCGTGACACACCAGTACCGCGTTGGAACGATCCGCGTTGAGGGTGCCATAAGCCTCGTAGGCGAGATCGAACTGATTCAGTTCCCGCCCACAGTCCAGCGCCAGCGATTCACTGAAATGCAGGGATTGAGGTGTGACCAGGCCCACCGAATCAGCGGGATGACTGACAGACATGCATGCAGCGCGGGGTTGTGTCGAGGCGGCCGGGTAGTGTATCGCTATTGAACGCGTCGAGTAAGCTGCATAACGGAATGAACCTCGTGGAATGAATTCGCGTCCGGCAAACTTGACCGGCCGCAACTGCGCGCCGGTCAGTACAGCGAGCGCAGGACGATAAGCAACACATAAAGGCCTATGATGATCACCATTGGTGACAGGTCGACCATGCCGATCGCCGGCAGCACGCGCTGTACCGGCCGCAACAGCGGCCGCGTAAGGTCGCGCAGAATCGATACCGCCGGGTTCTCGTAAGCCTGCGAGGGCGCGACCCAGCTGATGATAGCTTGCACGATCAGTGCGAAAATGAAGATCTGGATCAACAGTTCGGCGAGCTGCAGCACCGCGATTACAAACAAACCCGGCAAGCTCGGTGTACCGCCGGCAATCATCGCCAGCAGGGTCAGTTCCAGCATCTTCAGCACCAGCATCAACAACACCGATGCCGTATCCACGCGGCCGATACTGGGGATGACGCGTCGCACCGGGATCAGCCCCGGGTTGGTGACGGTCACCAGAAACTGCGAGAGCGGGTTGTAAAAGTCCGCCCTGACCAGCGCCAGCAGCATGCGCAGCATCAACGCGGCGATATAAAGCGTAAACAGCGTATGTACGAGAAATGCCGAGACGTTGCTCGCCACGTCATTCATGCCTGATCCTCCGCGAATTCTTGCGCCAGTTCCTGCGCCCGCCGGAACGCCGCGGTGACGGCGCCCTCGAAATGTCGATGCAATTCTCCGCGCTCAAGCGCCTCGATGCCCTTTTCGGTAGTGCCGCCCCTGGAGGTGACGCGGGCGCGCAAGGCGGCCGGCGCCTCATTACCCGCAAGCGCCATGCTGGCGGCGCCCAGTGCGGTTTGCTGTGTCAGCCGTCGCGCGATTTCTGGCGCAAGACCCAGTTGCACGCCCGCTTGCTCCATAGCTTCCATCACCAGCAGAAAATACGCGGGTCCGCTACCGGATAACGCTGTGACGACGTCGATCAGCGTCTCGTTCTCCACCCACATGGCGATCCCTACGGACCGCAGGATCCGCTCCGCCAGCGCGCGCTGTGGCGCGTCCGTGCGCGGATTGGCGTAGAGGCCCGTTGCCGCGCACTGCACCAGCGCCGGGGTATTCGGCATGCAGCGCACGACAGCCAGCCCGCCGCCCAGCCAGCGTTCCAGTGCGACCGCGCGAATCCCGGCGGCGATCGACACGACCAGCGGCTTGCGCGACTGCACGCCGTCAGCCAGGGATTCGGCAACGGCTCGCAGCATTTGCGGCTTCACCGCGAACAGCAGGACGTCGGCTTGAGCCGCGGCCTGTGCGTTGAGGTCCGTAATGTTGGGCAGGCTGTAGTCGCGAGCCAGCAGTCGCCGCTGATGCGGGTCTGGATCGGAGACCCACAGGCGCTCGGGCGGCCAGCCATCTATGATAAGACCACTGATCAGCGCACGGGCCATATTGCCGCCGCCGATAAACGCAATCGTGGGGTCAGTCATGCTGGTAGCGGTCATGGCCGGCAATGATACACGTCCCGGCGCGCCGGTTTTAGCCGCGAGCAGACGATCTGGGGCCGAAGATCGCGGTGCCGACTCTTACCATCGTGGCGCCTTCCGCGATGGCGGCTTCAAGATCAGCGCTCATGCCCATCGACAGATCCGCGATGTCATGGTCACGGCGGGTTAGACCTTCCAGGGCCGCGCGCAGCGCCGCAAAGCGGTTGCGTTGACGGTGGAAATCTCCCGTCGCCGCCGGGATTGCCATGAGACCGCGCAGCTTAATGTTTTGCAGCCTCGCGACGTGTTCCGCCAGCGCCGGCAGATGGTCCACGAGCACGCCTGCCTTGCCGGGTTCGCGATCGATGTTGACTTGCAGACAGATGTTCAACGGCCCCAATTCGGCGGGACGCTGGACACTGAGCCTCGTCGCGACCTTGGCGCGATCCACGCTATGCACCCACTCGAACAATCTCGCGACCCGGGCAGTCTTGTTGGTTTGCAGGGGGCCGATGTAATGCCAGCTCAGTTCCGTTTGCCGACTGCCGTGCTGTTCGATTTTCGGCGCCGCTTCCTGCAGATAATTCTCACCGAAGGCACGTTGTCCGCATTCAACGGCGGCTTTGATGCGTTCACTGGTCTGGCCCTTGCTGGCCGCGATCAACACCACACTGCCAGGCTCGCGGCCGTACCGCCGTTCCGCGCGCGCGACTCGTTCCCGCACGCGCGCGAGGCGTTCGCACAGCCCGGTCGATGAGGTCAGCTTGGGCGGCATTCAAAATGCAAACTCAGAGGTGTTGTGGCGCAATCGATCGTTGAGCGCGCGCGTTCATGGCGACCTTTAGTCGTTCCAAACGCCCGCTCCGTCGATTTCCCGTGAGTCCATCGTCGGCGTGTTGTTACCATTTATCGTTCATTCAATGTTCGGGGCTCTGCAATATCGGTGTCCATAACGCCAGCACGCATGCGCTCAGATCACTGATACACGCCATAGTAGACTCGATGGATATCGCGCAACTGCTTGCTTTCAGAGTTAAAAACGGCGCGTCGGATCTACATCTGTCTGCCGGCCTGCCGCCCATGATACGTGTGGACGGCGATGTACGCCGGATCAATGTGCCCGCCATGCAGCACAAAGACGTGCACGAAATGATTTACGACATCATGAATGACAAGCAGCGCAAGGCCTACGAGGAGTTCATGGAGACCGACTTCTCGTTCGAAATACCGGCCCTGGCCCGCTTCCGTGTCAACGCCTTCAATCAGAATCGTGGCGCGGGCGCGGTATTCCGTACCATCCCGACCAAAATTCTAACCCTGGAACAGCTGGGGTGTCCCGGTATTTTCGCGGATATCTCCGCGTATCCGCGCGGTCTCGTGCTGGTGACAGGGCCGACCGGTCCGGGCAAATCCACCACCCTGGCCGCCATGGTCAACCACAAGAACGAGATCGAGTACGGCCACATTCTGACCATTGAGGACCCCATCGAATTCGTGCATGACAGCAAGAAATGCCTGATTAATCAGCGCGAAGTGCATCGCGATACGCAGGGCTTCAACCAGGCGCTGAGATCCGCATTGCGCGAGGATCCGGACACTATTCTGGTCGGCGAAATGCGCGATCTGGAGACGATACGCCTCGCGCTGACCGCCGCGGAGACCGGCCATCTCGTATTCGGCACCTTGCACACCAGCTCGGCCGCCAAGACCATTGATCGTATCGTCGACGTGTTCCCGGCGGCGGAAAAGTCCATGGTGCGATCGATGCTGTCCGAATCGCTGCGCGCAGTGATCTCTCAGACCTTGTGCAAGAAGACCGGCGGTGGCCGCGTGGCCGCGCATGAAATCATGATTGGCACGCCGGCGATCCGTAATCTCATCCGCGAAGACAAAATCCCGCAGATGTACTCCGCGATACAGACCAGTCACGGTGTGGGCATGAAAACGCTGGATCAGGATCTGAAAGATCTCACCGCGCGCGGCCTTGTGACCAAGGAAGAGGCGCGCCGGAAAGCCGCCAACAAAGACAGTTTTTAGCGTGGCGAGCAAGAGATCCGCGGCCAAGAGTGTCAGCTAATGGATCGCGACAAGGCCATACGTTTCATGCACGATCTGTTGCGCACCATGCACAGCAAGAACGGTTCCGATATGTTTATCACCGTCGGCGCGCCGCCGTCGATGAAAGTCGATGGCAACATGACGCGAATGACCAATCAGCCCCTGGCGCCCGGGCACACACACATGCTGGTACGCTCGATGATGAACGATCGGCAGGTCGGCGAATTCGATCAATCACAGGAATGCAATTTCGCCATCAGCCTCTCGGGGGTCTCGCGTTTTCGCGTTAATGCCTTTAACCAGCGCGGCAGCGCCGGCATGGTATAGCGTATCATCAAGACCGAGATCCACGCACTGGAGAAGCTTAGTCTCCCGCCGGTGCTCAAAGAAGTGTCCATGACCAAACGCGGCCTGGTGATGTTCGTGGGCGGCACGGGGTCGGGCAAGTCCACTTCGCTGGCCGCCATGATCGGCTACCGCAACGAGAACAGCCAGGGCCATATCGTCACCATCGAGGATCCCATCGAGTTCATGCATGCGCACAAGGGTTGCGTGGTCACGCAGCGCGAAGTAGGCGTGGACACGGAAAGCTACGAGATCGCGCTCAAGAACACCTTGCGCCAGGCGCCCGACGTTATACTCATCGGCGAAATTCGCGACCGCGAAACCATGCAGCACGCCATCGCGTTCGCCGAGACCGGGCATTTGTGCCTTTCCACCCTGCATGCGAACAGTACCAACCAGGCGCTGGATCGCATCATCAATTTCTTTCCCGACGAGCGCCGCGCGCAGCTATTAATGGACTTGTCGCTTAACCTTAAGGCGGTGATCTCGCAGCGGTTGTTACCAAAGACCGGCGGCCCAGGTCGCGTGCCCGGTATCGAGATCATGCTCAATACGCCGCTGATGGCCGATCTCATCTTCAAGGGCGAAGTTCATGAGATGAAGACGCTGATCGCGCGCTCCAATGAAGTCGGCATGCAGACGTTCGATCAGCATCTGTTCCAGCTTCTGCAAGAGGGGCTGATTACTTACGAAGACGCTTTGCGCAACGCGGATTCGGTGAACGATTTGCGCTTGCGCATCAAGCTTCAGGGCAAAGACGCGAAAAAGGCATCGTTGCCCGACAGCCTGGATGATTTGCTGCTGGAAGAAAAGCCCGAAGAATCCGGGGTCGTCGGCTCGGGTACGCAGGCATGAACATCACACATGTCCAAAACTTGCGGCGAAGGCGCCGATTAGACGGCAGCGTATGGATCGGGAAATACGGCTTGCGCATCGAACACCGGGCCGTCCACGCACACGCGCTTCATGGCTGACCCATGGTGGGTTTGCACCTCCACCGTACAGCCCGCGCATCCACCCACCGCGCAGGCCATATACTCTTCGAGTGACACTCGCGCCGGCAGGCGATATTCACGCGCAAGCATTGCCACCGCCTTAAGCATGCCCGGCGGTCCACAGGCGAAAAGTTCCACTCTTGCGCGCTCCTCGGCGCTCAGCGCTTCGATCCAGATTGTCGCGAGCTCGGTAATCAAGCCGTCGAAACAACCCGCAAAGCCTTGCTGACTCGTGAGACGCGACGGGATGCCCCAGTCGTCCAGCAACGGCATCGCGGCGATAACGCCGTCCGGCATGCCGGATGCCATCAACCGCGATGGTCGTGGCTTGAACGGAAACGGCAACTCTGAGCCGAGCATCGCCAGCGGCACGAAATCGCTGTCGCGCCGTAAATGCTCGGCGAGGAAGATCATCGGCGGCATGCCTACGCCGCCGCCCAGCAGCAGCGCCCGCGGCCGCTCCCGACGTGGCTTGAATGGCTCGCCGATGGGTCCCATCACACTCAGTATCTCGCCCGCGGCGCGGCGCGCCAGAAGCCGTGTGCCTTGACCCAGGATCTTGTAGAAAATATCGATCCAGCCCTGCGCCGCGGACGCGCGCATGATCGAAAACGGGCGGCGCATGAGCAATCCCGGATCGCACTGCAAATGCACGAACTGACCCGGCTGTGCACGCGCGGCGCACTTCGGCGCGTGCAGACGCAGGATATATTGCCCGCCGGGATGCGCCCGGTGCTCAAGAATTCGGGCATCTTCGATCATGATGCTGCCGCGGTGCGCTTTCGGCGCTGAAGTGGTGTTGCTACTCATCGCGTAACTGAGAACTCACCTCATGCTTGTACTCGTATACGACCTCGCCGCCCAGCAACGTGTGGCTAACGCGGCCGGTGA
This genomic stretch from Gammaproteobacteria bacterium harbors:
- a CDS encoding homoserine O-acetyltransferase, with amino-acid sequence MSVSHPADSVGLVTPQSLHFSESLALDCGRELNQFDLAYEAYGTLNADRSNAVLVCHALSGDQHAAGFHTGSDRKPGWWDSCIGPGKPFDTDKFFVVCPNNLGGCRGSTGPSSVNPATGKYYGADFPVVTVKDWVREQARFADALGIQRWAAVVGGSLGGMQAMQWAIDYPERIRHAVVIAAAARLSAQNIAFNEVARRAIYTDPDFHGGDYYDHDTVPARGLMLARMIGHITYLSDDAMRAKFGRELHEGKLNFGYDVDFQVESYLRHQGQSFVDRFDANSYLLMTKVLDYFDPAADYNNSLAEAFARARARFLVISFTGDWRFAPARSREIARALLDADRQVTYTVIEANQGHDAFLMPIPQYLRVLGTYMRRVAKELEAPR
- a CDS encoding YggS family pyridoxal phosphate-dependent enzyme, whose translation is MPPKLTSSTGLCERLARVRERVARAERRYGREPGSVVLIAASKGQTSERIKAAVECGQRAFGENYLQEAAPKIEQHGSRQTELSWHYIGPLQTNKTARVARLFEWVHSVDRAKVATRLSVQRPAELGPLNICLQVNIDREPGKAGVLVDHLPALAEHVARLQNIKLRGLMAIPAATGDFHRQRNRFAALRAALEGLTRRDHDIADLSMGMSADLEAAIAEGATMVRVGTAIFGPRSSARG
- a CDS encoding type IV pilus twitching motility protein PilT → MDIAQLLAFRVKNGASDLHLSAGLPPMIRVDGDVRRINVPAMQHKDVHEMIYDIMNDKQRKAYEEFMETDFSFEIPALARFRVNAFNQNRGAGAVFRTIPTKILTLEQLGCPGIFADISAYPRGLVLVTGPTGPGKSTTLAAMVNHKNEIEYGHILTIEDPIEFVHDSKKCLINQREVHRDTQGFNQALRSALREDPDTILVGEMRDLETIRLALTAAETGHLVFGTLHTSSAAKTIDRIVDVFPAAEKSMVRSMLSESLRAVISQTLCKKTGGGRVAAHEIMIGTPAIRNLIREDKIPQMYSAIQTSHGVGMKTLDQDLKDLTARGLVTKEEARRKAANKDSF
- a CDS encoding YggT family protein; translation: MNDVASNVSAFLVHTLFTLYIAALMLRMLLALVRADFYNPLSQFLVTVTNPGLIPVRRVIPSIGRVDTASVLLMLVLKMLELTLLAMIAGGTPSLPGLFVIAVLQLAELLIQIFIFALIVQAIISWVAPSQAYENPAVSILRDLTRPLLRPVQRVLPAIGMVDLSPMVIIIGLYVLLIVLRSLY
- a CDS encoding pyrroline-5-carboxylate reductase, which produces MTDPTIAFIGGGNMARALISGLIIDGWPPERLWVSDPDPHQRRLLARDYSLPNITDLNAQAAAQADVLLFAVKPQMLRAVAESLADGVQSRKPLVVSIAAGIRAVALERWLGGGLAVVRCMPNTPALVQCAATGLYANPRTDAPQRALAERILRSVGIAMWVENETLIDVVTALSGSGPAYFLLVMEAMEQAGVQLGLAPEIARRLTQQTALGAASMALAGNEAPAALRARVTSRGGTTEKGIEALERGELHRHFEGAVTAAFRRAQELAQEFAEDQA
- a CDS encoding dihydroorotate dehydrogenase electron transfer subunit: MSSNTTSAPKAHRGSIMIEDARILEHRAHPGGQYILRLHAPKCAARAQPGQFVHLQCDPGLLMRRPFSIMRASAAQGWIDIFYKILGQGTRLLARRAAGEILSVMGPIGEPFKPRRERPRALLLGGGVGMPPMIFLAEHLRRDSDFVPLAMLGSELPFPFKPRPSRLMASGMPDGVIAAMPLLDDWGIPSRLTSQQGFAGCFDGLITELATIWIEALSAEERARVELFACGPPGMLKAVAMLAREYRLPARVSLEEYMACAVGGCAGCTVEVQTHHGSAMKRVCVDGPVFDAQAVFPDPYAAV
- the metW gene encoding methionine biosynthesis protein MetW, encoding MRPDLEIITEWILPGTRVLDLGCGDGTLLEHLGKTRQVTGYGLEIDDDNITRCVERGVQVIKTDLDAGLADFFDEDSFDYVVMTQTLQAVHYPASLLDEMLRVGREGIVTFPNIGHWQSRLHLALGGRMPITRALPSDWYDTPNIHLCSLRDFEDLCRRQKIAILERTAVDYEHRTSIGIRLLPNLLGEIALYRFCRRSG